Proteins encoded by one window of Arachis ipaensis cultivar K30076 chromosome B04, Araip1.1, whole genome shotgun sequence:
- the LOC107638758 gene encoding myb family transcription factor PHL7 isoform X1, whose translation MYHQKSVPSSSLIGSNSLVHGSSTMDPGNGDNLSNNPNLASKQRLRWTHELHERFVDAVAQLGGPDRATPKGVLRVMGVQGLTIYHVKSHLQKYRLAKYLPDSSSDEGKKTDKKEAGDMLSNLDGSPGMQITEALKLQMEVQKRLHEQLEVQRQLQLRIEAQGKYLKKIIEEQQRLSGVLSDVPGSGIAGQVPEDTFPDPDNKTDPATPDPEKAAKERAPAKSLSNESFSSHHEPLTPDSGSPADSPKGERSTKRQKVSVEATFSKPDMVLPHQILESSMSSYQQSSTVFLTQDQFDPSLGMSARNSEELEKVGSGSNI comes from the exons ATGTATCATCAAAAGAGTGTCCCTAGTTCAAGTTTAATCGGAAGCAATTCATTGGTTCATGGTAGTAGCACAATGGATCCTGGCAATGGAGACAATCTTTCCAACAACCCTAATCTCGCCTCAAAGCAACGTTTACGGTGGACACATGAGCTACATGAGCGCTTTGTTGATGCTGTGGCACAGCTTGGTGGACCAGATC GCGCTACACCGAAAGGTGTCCTTAGAGTTATGGGTGTACAAGGCTTAACAATCTACCATGTGAAAAGTCATTTACAG AAATATCGTCTAGCAAAGTACCTACCTGATTCCTCGTCTGATG AAGGAAAGAAAACTGACAAGAAAGAAGCAGGGGATATGCTTTCCAATCTAGATGGTTCACC TGGGATGCAAATTACTGAAGCATTAAAGCTTCAAATGGAGGTGCAGAAACGCCTACATGAACAATTGGAG GTTCAGAGGCAGCTACAATTGAGGATAGAAGCCCAGGGTAAATACTTAAAAAAGATAATTGAAGAGCAACAACGGCTCAGTGGGGTTCTTTCAGATGTACCCGGCTCTGGGATTGCTGGGCAAGTTCCAGAAGATACCTTTCCAGATCCTGATAACAAGACTGATCCGGCAACTCCTGATCCGGAGAAAGCAGCCAAAGAACGTGCCCCAGCAAAGAGTCTTTCAAATGAATCTTTTTCGTCTCACCACGAACCGTTGACGCCAGATTCTGGTTCCCCTGCTGACAGCCCCAAAGGGGAGAGATCAACCAAGAGGCAAAAAGTAAGTGTGGAGGCAACATTTTCCAAACCGGATATGGTGCTCCCGCATCAGATACTGGAGTCGAGCATGTCGTCGTACCAGCAATCAAGCACCGTTTTCCTTACACAAGATCAATTTGATCCATCATTGGGTATGTCTGCTAGAAATAGCGAGGAATTGGAGAAGGTTGGTAGTGGCAGTAACATTTGA
- the LOC107638758 gene encoding myb family transcription factor PHL7 isoform X2, producing the protein MYHQKSVPSSSLIGSNSLVHGSSTMDPGNGDNLSNNPNLASKQRLRWTHELHERFVDAVAQLGGPDRATPKGVLRVMGVQGLTIYHVKSHLQKYRLAKYLPDSSSDGKKTDKKEAGDMLSNLDGSPGMQITEALKLQMEVQKRLHEQLEVQRQLQLRIEAQGKYLKKIIEEQQRLSGVLSDVPGSGIAGQVPEDTFPDPDNKTDPATPDPEKAAKERAPAKSLSNESFSSHHEPLTPDSGSPADSPKGERSTKRQKVSVEATFSKPDMVLPHQILESSMSSYQQSSTVFLTQDQFDPSLGMSARNSEELEKVGSGSNI; encoded by the exons ATGTATCATCAAAAGAGTGTCCCTAGTTCAAGTTTAATCGGAAGCAATTCATTGGTTCATGGTAGTAGCACAATGGATCCTGGCAATGGAGACAATCTTTCCAACAACCCTAATCTCGCCTCAAAGCAACGTTTACGGTGGACACATGAGCTACATGAGCGCTTTGTTGATGCTGTGGCACAGCTTGGTGGACCAGATC GCGCTACACCGAAAGGTGTCCTTAGAGTTATGGGTGTACAAGGCTTAACAATCTACCATGTGAAAAGTCATTTACAG AAATATCGTCTAGCAAAGTACCTACCTGATTCCTCGTCTGATG GAAAGAAAACTGACAAGAAAGAAGCAGGGGATATGCTTTCCAATCTAGATGGTTCACC TGGGATGCAAATTACTGAAGCATTAAAGCTTCAAATGGAGGTGCAGAAACGCCTACATGAACAATTGGAG GTTCAGAGGCAGCTACAATTGAGGATAGAAGCCCAGGGTAAATACTTAAAAAAGATAATTGAAGAGCAACAACGGCTCAGTGGGGTTCTTTCAGATGTACCCGGCTCTGGGATTGCTGGGCAAGTTCCAGAAGATACCTTTCCAGATCCTGATAACAAGACTGATCCGGCAACTCCTGATCCGGAGAAAGCAGCCAAAGAACGTGCCCCAGCAAAGAGTCTTTCAAATGAATCTTTTTCGTCTCACCACGAACCGTTGACGCCAGATTCTGGTTCCCCTGCTGACAGCCCCAAAGGGGAGAGATCAACCAAGAGGCAAAAAGTAAGTGTGGAGGCAACATTTTCCAAACCGGATATGGTGCTCCCGCATCAGATACTGGAGTCGAGCATGTCGTCGTACCAGCAATCAAGCACCGTTTTCCTTACACAAGATCAATTTGATCCATCATTGGGTATGTCTGCTAGAAATAGCGAGGAATTGGAGAAGGTTGGTAGTGGCAGTAACATTTGA
- the LOC110271414 gene encoding uncharacterized protein LOC110271414, which yields MCSFDIGDKNVIRFNGDHNSSRPQSFFDSVAVFFCKVLHPPPIPRTRKVDKYFNLGSLRLGSGLDESLLYEILSSLRSAASTTDAASSSSSAPNASFVDSVGGLPSEVVPVTTDEPDVLNRDSYSCNSSTRESWGRCSIMGNSDEEPTTDHGADDNASELFFTPMGSMREILPDKKEDEKSQKEKKKKKKPDKAKKIKSDGLEKIESLSRRLRRCCMPRGSFHQRHQSS from the exons ATGTGCTCATTTGACATA GGTGATAAAAATGTCATAAGATTTAATGGCGATCACAACTCCTCTCGACCACAGTCCTTTTTTGATTCAGTTGCTGTTTTCTTCTGTAAGGTGCTCCACCCTCCTCCAATTCCTAGAACTCGAAAGGTTGATAAATATTTCAATCTGGGGAGTTTGAGACTTGGTTCTGGTTTGGATGAG AGCCTGTTATATGAGATACTCTCTAGTCTGCGGTCTGCAGCATCAACTACTGATGCTGCAAGTTCATCTTCTTCTGCTCCGAACGCTTCATTTGTAGATTCAGTTGGAGGCCTTCCCTCAGAAGTTGTCCCAGTGACTACA GACGAGCCAGATGTCTTGAACCGAGATTCTTACTCATGTAATAGCTCAACTAGAGAAAGCTGGGGCAGATGTTCCATTATGGGAAACAGCGACGAGGAACCTACTACAGATCATGGAGCTGACGATAATGCTTCTGAG TTATTCTTTACTCCCATGGGAAGCATGAGAGAAATCTTGCCGGACAAGAAAGAAGACGAAAAGAgtcaaaaggaaaagaagaagaagaagaaacctgATAAAGCAAAGAAGATTAAATCCGACGGGTTAGAAAAGATCGAGTCCCTTAGTCGACGCCTGCGGCGTTGTTGTATGCCAAGGGGATCTTTCCATCAAAGACACCAGTCATCTTGA